Genomic segment of Microcebus murinus isolate Inina chromosome 14, M.murinus_Inina_mat1.0, whole genome shotgun sequence:
TTTGGGCTGCCTGGCTTTCCTCATCTTACGATTTGAACTTTATATTAAAACCAGTAGGAAGCCCTACCTTGTTAAAACAGGACTCCCATTCCAGGGCATCTAGCTTTTGCAGATCATGTACCAGTAGTGCTCGCTGCAGATAGGTCAGTGCCTGCATCCGCACCTGGCGCCGGGCATCACAGCATAAGCAGGCAATGCCTGAGAGCGAGAGCAGTGTCAGGATCCTTCTGGTATCTTGACCTGCTCCCCAGGCTCCAGCTCtacctcttcccctcccctgacTGCTTCCCAGGTTTACCCTGCAGTAAAGGGCACCAGCAGTGGGCCCAGAGGGTACGTGAATCCGCTTCGATTCTCCGGCCACCTGTCTCCAGGTGGCGCTGCTCCTCTGCCCATGAGCTGTAGATAGAGGCCGCCCTCGTGTGCAGGGTGTGCATCAGATCTAGCAACTGGAATCACAGGAGGGGGCAGGACACGAGTGAGGTTAGGTCTGGTGgaccccttccccccccccactgtcCCTGACTGAGTCCTCAAGTGGCTCCTAGAACCAATCACACTATACTCCACCCCTCTTGCTACTCCCTTTTCCTTGACTTGATGAGCTAGTTGCTCTAGTCCTGGCCATGTTTCTCCAAGTCAGGTATTACTCATGGTAGAAGAGAGTAAATACATCTCCTTAAAGTATGGAGATGTATTACTAAGGATTTAATAACACTGAATTACACAGTGAGAAAGGtactttcttttcaatttaatttcaCCACCTCTGATGATAGAAAGCCTCATCTtgttaatctcattttaaaaacagaaagctcagtctgagcaacatagcgagaccctatctctacaaaaaatacccagaaaaattagcgggcatggtggtgcacccctgtagtattaataccagctacttgggaggctgaggcaggagaattgtttgagcctagcatgttgcagtgagctgtgatgacaccacactgcactctagccagggcaatggagtgagacactgtctcaaaaaaaaaaaaaaagtaagaatagaAAGCAAGCTCAGGCTCAGAGGCTTTGATGGGCAATAGTACCTGGCCAGatctaatacatttttattttcatcatttttctaaggttattctatttaagaaaatttgttcttcatttatttagtgaTATAAAGCCTGTTCTTAGGGTAAATATTATATGCCTTGAGTAGACAAAGAGTTACTCTGGAAGGATAGATAACAAACTGGTGAAATGGAAACTTTTATCAATTCACCCTTTTGTACCTTTTGAACTTTGTACCATGTGCATATATTATCTATTCAAAAAATAAGTACACCTTAGTTCAAAGATAAACTTAAGCAAACAAAGACTTACAGGTGGTCTTGGACAAGGGGGAATACTGTGAAGGTGGTggtccagggcctgggctggaaACACATGGGCCCTTCCTCTCAGCCCTGGCTTTCCCTGGCCACACCCAGGCTCCCCGTATCAggtgcagaggaggagaggaagtaAAGGGTGCCGTACTTACGTCCTGACTGACCTGTAAAGACACCGTATGGTAGCTGGCAGGCACaccttcatcctcatcatcatcactgtgGCCGCCCCGAGTGGTATGTTGGGTAGAGGTTCGAGGCCGCCGAAGCATTGAGCCCTCCTTGGATTTCTTCTTGAATCGGTTCCCTTTGCTATCATATTTGTGACTTTTGCCACGTTTCTCCTGGGACTTACACCCTGAACAGAGCCAGATGCAGGTTACATTTCCACAGCCATAGGCACCTGTGCCCTGCCTTTCTCCCCTATCCACCTCTCCCCTGTATGTTCAGGTGGCTACTCCCCAACTGCCCATTCACCAGGTGACCCACCGCCATTCAGACTGGCCTCCACAAAGATGCGGAGAGTCTTGACGCAGAGCTCAAAGTTGTCAGGTGTGATGTGGGCAGCGTCACGCACGATGAAGGACAGTGATTCCACACATTTAAGCAGGGACTTAGTGTCGTGTGGCCCCAGGTCCAGTCCCACTGTTAGGCTGTACTGATTGATCAGGGGTGAAGGGCCTGGCCGGctgggccctggccctggcttGGAGTTATCAATATCATCCTTCCCCACCTGTAAAGTACACAGAGGGGATGTGGACCCAGGCTTGGTCCTGTCTACTCCTAGATGCCCTCTCAGAGGACCAGGAATCCTTCCCACAGGCCCAAGGAGGGGAGACTCACCCACTGCCCATACTCTCACTCACCACTAACCAACCGCTGTTGACTACGTCGGCATCTGTGGCCGATCGGTGCATCTTGCCAGGCCTGCCATGGTCAGTGTAGACCTCTGAGTCAGAAGTGTACCCTCGGTCCAGGCTCACATCATTTTGATGGTAGGatgggagctcactgtctgactGGGCCCCTATGCCAggcagggagaagggcagagTCAGGGTTGGGGTGGGCTACTGGGATAAGGGATAACTTAGGCTTTCAGAAGAAAGATGCTGAGGCCTCATCTCCCCTCTCTCTAGCATGGCTTACTTTCAGCCCTGTCACCAGAGGGCTGAAGAATGGCCTGGACAGCTTCTTTCTTGACCAAATAGAGCAGTAAGCTAATTTGGGCTCCTGATGGCATCTAGTAGCAGCTGTCAGGGGACAGGAGTGGTAGAGAGGACATAGTTTCTGGGAAAATAGTCCTCAGGACAGTAGGAAGCCTGGCTTCATAGTACTCTTGTGTTGCCTACTTGCCTTCATGCTATTTAACCTATGGGTACTGGCCAGCATAACTACAAGCTCTGGAAGCATATGGAGAAGCCAGGGGTGTTTAATCTGCTGAATGCAATAAcctgtggtgttttcctgttcCAACTCCTGGGCACATAACTGCTTATCTGCCATCCTGAGTCTCTCTGGGAAAGGGCTTACCGGCATCAGGTGCATCAGCCCTGGCTGTGGCCTGCAGAGCAGCTGGAGGCTTCACGCCTGAGCCAATGCACTCCAGCAGCGTGAAGAGGGTGGCCCAGTCATCGCCTGAGTGGATGTTGGCAGCATTAGTCTTAAGAAGTTCATGGAGCCCATATGCAACCTGGTGGCTGACTCGGGACAGCACGCTGGGTTTCATCAGTAGCAAAATGCGCAGGGAGAGCAGTACCTAAAGTAGGGGGTGGGAAGCAGGAAGTGGGGAATGGGCACACAGCTTCCTGTCTAGTCTCCTTCCCCACCAGTCTCCTTAGGCCACTGGGGAGAGTTTGGCTGCTGGTTGCTGCTGGTCTTAAGGTTGctgctggtctttttttttttttttttcatttttacaaatagattttttttttcctgagacagagtctcagtttgttgccctggctggagtgccatggcatcaccctagctcacagcaacctcaaactcttgggctcaagtgatcctcccaccttggcctcccagagtgctgggattacaggtgtgagccaccacgcccagcctcaaatAGAAATTGTTATTGAGATAAGTATAGGTTcatatgcagttgtaagaaataatacaaagagatcCCTTATACACCTTGCCTAGTTACCCCCATGGCAATATTATGCAAAaggaggccaggagtggtggctcatgcctgtaatcctagcactctgggaggcagaagtgggtggatcgtttgagctcaggagtttgagaccactctgagcaagagcaagaccctgtctttactggaaaaaaaaagaaagaaaaaaattaactggacaattaaaaatatatagagaaaaaattagccaggcatggtggtgcatgcctgtagtcccagctactcaggaggctgaggcagtaggattgcttgagcccaggagtttgaggttactgtgagctaggctgacaccacggcactctaggccaggcaacagagtgagactgtctcaaaaaaaaaaaaacaaaacaaaacccccacccccaaaaaacacTATAgtatatcacaaccaggatactGACATTGATACAATCCACTGCTCTTATTCAGATTTCCCAAGTTTTGcttgtatttatatgtgtatgtatattaagTTCTACACAGTTTTATTACCTGTGTAGGTTGTGTATCCACCACAAGACAATATACTGAACAGTTTCAACACCACGGGATCcctcatgttgcccttttatCACCACACGCAcctcctccttcctgtccccatcTCTAACCCCTAGTATGTAACCTTCTgagatttgctttttttcactcagcataattccctgaATACTCATCCAAGTTGTTAcatatatcaataatttgttgctttatttacttatttatttatttattgagacagagtctcactttgttgcccaggctagagtgtgtgctgtggcatcagcctagctcacagcaacctcaatctcctgggctcaagagattctactgcctcagcctcccgagtagctgggactacaggcatgtgccaccatgcccggctaattttttgtacatatatttttagttggtcaattaatttctttctatttttttagtagagagggggtcttggtcaggctggtttcgaactcctgacctcaagcaatctgcctgcctcagccccccagagtgctaggattacaggcgtgagccaccacgcctggcagtTTGTTGCTTTAAATTGCTGAATTGTATTTGATGATATGTATGTACCAGTTTATTCACCTGTTGAAAGTCATCTGGGCAGATTCCAGTTTCGAGCTACtacaaataaagcttctatgaacatttgtgtacaggtttttataaGAAAGTAAGCTTTTTTCTGGGATAAATGACCAAGAGCacaattgctgggttgtatggtaactgcatattttgttttataagaaactgccaacagagtagctataccattttacattcccaccagcgatGTATGATTGATCagtttctctatatccttgccagcatttgttactgtcactattttttactttagccattctgataaATGTGCAGTGATGTCtcatcatgttttttttttttttttttttgagacagagtctcacttttgttgcccaggctagagtgagtgccgtggcgtcagcctagctcacagcaacctcaaactcctgggctcaagcgatcctcctgcctcagcctcccgagtagctgggactacaggcatgcaccaccatgctcggctaattttttgtatatatacttttagttggtcaattaatttctttctatttttagtagagacggggtctcgcttaggctggtttcgaactcccgacctcgagcaatccgcccgcctcagcctcccagagtgctaggattacaggcgtgagccaccgcgcccggcctcattatgtttttaattttgcatttccctgatggctaatgatgctgGACTacatttcatgtgcttatttgccatcatatatcttctttgatgaaatgtCTATTCCTatgttttgctcattttctaatttgATTGTTTTGTCACTGTTATGTTTTgagagttttaatattttatttatttatttatttatttatttagagacagagtctcactttgttgcctgggctagagtgccgtggtgtcagccttgctcacagcaacctcaaactcctgggctcaagcgatccttctgcctcagcctccccagtagctgggactacaggcatgtgccaccatgcccggttaattttttctataaacttttagttggctaattaatttctttctatttttagtagagacagggtctcgctcttgctcaggcttgtttcgaactcctgaccttgagcgattcgccagccttggcctcccagagtggtagtattacaggcgtgagccgccacacccggcCTTgacattgcattttaaatttcagtttccatATGTTCATTGTTAACATGTAGAAACATGATTAATTTTTGTctattgatcttatatccagagaccttgctaaactcacttattagttctatgCTGGTTGCTTTTTGTAGATGTGCAAAGAAATCTCAGGAGGGTCATAAATAAGCATGAAAACTAGGAAACTAGATATAGGGCTTGGACTGCTATAAGGAAGCAGCAGTCCAGCCCTACAAAACAGATTCATAGGAGCCTACAGAGGTGCAGAGCACAAGCTTCATGCCTGGGGCCATTTCAAGCTCACTCCCAATGCTACCTGTTAGACCATACCAGGCTTATGATTGACCACTGAGCTCATGCTATGCCTTAGGTCattggtccccaacctttttggcaccagggatcaatttcatggaagacaatttatcCACAGACTAGgcatggggtgggaggagagaggagggggatggttttgggatgattcaagagcattacatttattgtacattcaaacttctctgctaatgataatctgtatttgcagccactccccggTGTTAGCaacaccacctcagctccacctcagatcatcaggcattagattttctCAAGAAGCACAtgacctagatccctcacatgtgtaGTTTATAACAGGGttcatgctcctgtgagaatctaatgccaccgctgatctgacaggaggcggagcttatgcagtgatgtgagcgatgggagAGGCTGTAAACGTTGCTTACTTCCTGCTGTGCAggcaggttcctaacaggccacggaccagtactggtccatggcctgagGGTTGGGAACTGTAGTCTTAGGACATATCTGTAATTGACACTGTGGCCTTAATCCCTTGCATacctgcctgtcctccctcttACCTGGCCACTGATCTCTTCTCTCCGGAGTAGCCGGATGGCTAGGCGCAGCAGCCCTACCACTGCCCGCTCCACAAGAAAGCAGAAATCCTGTGCCTGGACACAGAGGTGGTATAGATGGTCTCGAATAGTCTGCCACACACAGCCCACACGGTCCCTGCAGAGAACATAAAGGGAAGACAGTCTCAGCCAGAAAGGTCTGAGCAGTAAGTCTCCTAGGTCTTTCAGAGCTCGGGTATTACCTTAAGTAACACAAGCAGGCTTCTCCCCTACTGCCTACAGTTCCCCAGAGCCCACTCAGCAAGATGGCTTCCACCTCTTTGGCACAAGCCCAGTATGGGGTCTGCCTAAAGACTGCCCTCACCTGCCTTCTCCTACCTGTTCTCCAACACAATCCTTAGCAGCATTTCCAGGCAGAAAGCAGCATCTTCCTCATCATATGTCTCTTCATCTGGTGTTACTGAGACCAGAGCCTGAAGGGGGACAGCAGCAAGAAAGTAGGCATGGAGAAAAAGCCAACCACTAGCTCTGCCCTTACAGAAACTGAGGCATACACCACTGTTCCTATCCCCTCCCAAACTCAGACAGCTCTTCCATTCCTCTTTCTTCATCCTGTACCTTCATGAGCTCCTGCAGTGACTCCAGCTGGAGGAACTTGCTCTCTGTGATCATTTTCTCTGGGTCACATTGCTAGACAGGACACAAGAGAGAGGGGGTATGCAATAAGGGCTGAAGGGAAGAGAATTCCGCAAGAGCCAGGGAGAAAAagcaggggggggggggagtcagCCCTGGTCACAAGCCCTGGATGATTGTTTCTATTCTTCAGTTCATAAGGCAGTATCTGTCCAGTAGGGAGGAGTCTAGGCTTTCTTATTAAGGGTGGGTACGCAGTTACCTTAATGCACTCTAAGGCTACTCTCTTGGCCTCTTGGTTCTCAGTGGATGGGCCCCGCACACTAGACTGCTCAGGACCACTCAATGTCAGCCAGCTCACGAAGCTCAGCACTGTTGATTCTCCTCTGTAGAAAAAGGGCACATGCTATGGTAATGCCCAAAGTTCTGACTCCTGCTTCCCAAGGTCCTCAGCCTCTGGTCTGCTCTTACCGGTTTGATGGTGTCTCCTCCCGCTGTAGAGAGATCTTGCCATTGGGATCCACAAAATCTTCTACCTGGAAAGGTAGgtaaaaatagtttctttctatAGGCCCATTGCATCCTACCCCCACTTCAAGCAAAGTTCTCTGAATTTCTTCATGTAGGTCTCTTGCCCATACACTATTGCACCCCCTCCAACTTGTGACCGGCAATGGTTTCTACCAGTCTTCTACAGCTATCCCCTAAGATCTGTGGTCTTACATTTAAGGCATTCTTGGTGAGCTTTTGGCAGGCATCAGGCCCAGTGCTACCCTCAACCAGTTCTATATGCAGATAGCACATAATGTCAGAGGTCTTTCCTCGTTATTGTTGACTAATCTTAGATCAAGAATTACCTCCACCATAGCCTTGGGCAATAGTTGGGCTCGGAAGAGCTGCAGCATGGCCTCCATGATGTTCTTCCAGCCCTCCCGCAGGATGTCACCATGACGATGGGCCAAATGGAATACTGTCTTGGCTGCAATGTGGGCCTTAGGGTTACTTCCAAATACACTGGGTAGGTTCTCGATAGACTAGAAAAGAGGATGAGAAGAGGCTTAAGGTCTGGCTGATGTCTGGAAAGGAAAATCTCTTAGGCCTCTAACTATGGTTCCCTCAGGGTCCTTTTATTGGCTCTGCCTCAATCTCCCATAATGCTGGTGGGAAGGGATAACATGGTTAAGGCCTTTCCCACTTTTGCATCTCCTCTCCCATCCCCATTACATGAGGTAACACTATTCTCATCCCAGGGTATACAAGAAAGAAATGGCGTAAGGATTGGTATAGTcaagagagagtgagggaaggtGCTGAGGGCAAGCAGCTCTGCAGATAAGGGTAGACCTGTGACTAAAAGAGAGGTCTTCCTTTGGAACTCCAAGTACACAGTTCCTACCCCTGCTTACCTCACTGCTGAGAGCTGTGAATTTGCACAGAGAGATGATGAGATTGTCAAACACATCGCTGAGGCCGTAGTGGGCAGAGATCATGGCGCACTTCCTGTAACGTCACCCCCATCCCAGAAACAGAGTCACTGAAAGGCCAGGCAGCCCTTCCAAGTCCCTGAGGAGGCTTGCATGGGGCTCTTCCCCATTAGTCCCAGGAAGAAACCTTTTACTTTTGAGACTGTTTAAGACTGAGCTTTCCCAAGCTTTAGCCTCCCTCCAAAAACTCAGAGGAACCTCATTCTAAGGAAAGTAAGAATAAGAGTCAGAGAACATGAAGGCAACCATGTTAGTTCAgagaggtggggggaggtgaAGACCAAGGCCAAAACTGGGCTACCTGAAGCCTGAGATGGCTTTCTGGATGATTGTCTCCTCAAGGCTTTTGTCAAAGACATAAGACAGAGCAGCAATAGTGGGGCCCCAGGTCATGGTGAAGAGGTCAAGATCATAACTGCCAGTAGGCACACGCAGGAATATGCCCTCAGGGGTTGCACCTCGATGAAGTAACACATTCCACACATAGTTCTCCCGAACCAAGCCTGTCTGCTCCTCTGGCATCACAATTTCCTCATTCCTGTCAGGAGGTAAGGGAAGAGGTGGGTGTTCTGCTGTGAACTTCACTGGTTCCAAACTAGGACCGGGGCTTCACCTAGACTAGCACTTTCCATTGATAAGAGGTTGTCAGAACTGCAGCTCAGTGGTCTGTTTCCCACCCACAAGTGGGAGCAGGGAGAAAGGAAGTGTCCCATAATCTCAAAGACCTGTCTATAAAGGGGGGCCTTTAGTTCTTCAGTAAGGAGACCTCAAGTTCTTTCTGGGTGTGAGAAGATCAacaattttttctactttttctgatTTACAGTAAAGAAATAAGTGTCCCATCTCTGACCTGTGTCCAAAGCCTCTCTTTCCAGTGTTCATCTTATGTTTTCTACTAGCCAGAGAACGCCTCTTATGAGCTAGCCAGTAAAACCCAGCAACTTCAGGTTTAGAAAATGGAGGCCATGATATCCCACTTAACAAGGGAAATTTGGACCTTGGCTTAGAGTACTAGAGTCTCAATATTGTTCAGACTTCTTTAAGGAAGAAATGAGTTGGCAGAGAAGCCCCTGCCCAACTAAGTCCCAAGGCTAAATCCAGGGCATGTGAGTCACTACAGTCTGATATGACTCTAAAAACTGGGAAAAGAAGCCATGTGCTTCTTCTTAATAGAGATGTTGCCCTGTTCTCCAAATATACTCACTTGATGGCATGGTACATGTCTTCCAGGATGTCTTGCTCAAAGTCCTTGCCTCCATTCACACCTTTTAGGTTTTTTCGAAACTCCTAGAGATAGGCCAATAAGCTTTTCCCCCTGTGTCAATGCTGAAGCCCCTCCCAAGGAACTCCTGGATCTGTGGTAAATAGGACTTAGGacactaagtgaaagaacccACCTTCCCACCCCAGTTCCTCTTCTGGGTTGGCCAGCCCTCCCTGTCCACCATGCCCACTGGAAATCTTGTCCTTTTTGCTATCTACAAAGCTGGGCTGGATCTCATCTGCCTTGGCTGGGACCCAAGCTTACCTCCAGGGTCATGGGTGCATTCTGTTTGCGAACATTGTGGTTGTGCTGATCAGTATTAAGCATGATGACAGCATAGGCCAGAGCAAAGCAGGCATCACTATTGGCAAATGGGGAGCCATTACAATTCTGAAAAAGCAAAGACCCCACCTGTGTCAATGTCCTTCTCTGGTTAATTAAACCCTAACTACCAACCCTCAGGTCAGTGCTGGTACAGAGGGAGGTACCACCTAGAAAGTGGCTAACCTCTTGCCAACTCCTTAACAGATGCTGGTTTCTCCATGGAAAGCTCATTGATGTCGCTCTCAGCCTTCTAAGGAGATAGCAGCCGGGTTCTTTAGTTGGAGACCATAGAAGCCCTCAGTCAAACTGGCCTGGGATTCTGGGCTCACCTTCTGCTACTCAAACTCACCCTCCAATGCTCTGTGAATGCCTCCAGCAACCTCTGTATGACTGGTGCTTCCCCAGGCAAACGGAAGGCTTCCAAGTAGAGGCGGAGAGCTTCATCCAGCCGCAGACCCTGAAAACTGAAGGTGCtatagggaaagaaagaaaagtatagaaGCTGGAGAGTATAAGCTGCATATGTTGGGCTCTCTGTTAGTCACAGTTCTCTTACTGGCAGAGGAGGTTGAGGTCTCTGGCAAGGGGTGGTATGTCCTAACACAATCCCTAACTTTAGTATTTTTCAAATCTGCAGACTCTTGCCGAGAAACCTCACCCCCTAGGACCCTGCTCTACCCTTTGCAATGCTCTCCGTGCAGAATGAAAGGGCTCCCACAGCTATCTTGCTGGAGCCCCTTTCAGTttcaacagaaataaatgatGGAAAGAGGAAGAGTGTGTGACTTGGGTCACCAGCGGGAACTGAATAAGACTGCTTTGAGGGAGGGATGCCCTGTCTCCCTTGACTGATCACTATGTCCCATATTTCTCACGGTTTCCTCACCTTACAAAGCTCTCCAACAGGTCAATGTTTTTGCGGTCACTCACAAACTCTCCAATCATTTTCTTGTCCAGCCGAGGATTCTCTCGGAGCCACTGGGCTACCTCTGTGTTGTCCATTGGGATGGTGAGGAGGCCTTTCTCTTGCAGAAACTGGATTCCCTTCTTTGGTTTCTGGTTGAACTGCTCTGTGCCAGTGATTAGCAGCTGAAGGAGAAGGACTAGTGGTGTCAGAAGTTGCTCTGCCCCAAATAAGACAAAGGCAAGCTGGACTCTACCATAGTCCAAAGCTGATCACCTAATGGGTTCCTAGGATATGGTTCTTAGTGACTCCAGAACTAAGGGTGGATCATACCAGCCTTAGCTTCTTCCCCCATCTTCCTGCCTAATTAGAACTGGCTTAGGAGCTCCTTTTCACTCCTTTTCTGAGGCTTCAAGATGCATAGAACAGCTTCCTTTCCTCCAACTTGAGGATCAGGGTAGAAGAAAGAGACCAGAGAATTCTCTAAGTTTTATATCCATCCCTGATGCTTGTTACCAGCCAGCATCTTGTTTATAGCCTGGCTTGGATTCCCGTTATTTATATGGTTGCCTAGCTCTTAAGGCTCTGAGTTTGAAGGACAAGGCAGACTAATTGTGAAGGTAATTCAACTTTCTGTGTGTCTAGCCACAACTCTGCAGTCAAGGGCACACATgaaggttgctgggagctaggctgacgccatggcactcactctagcctgggcaacaaagcaagactctgtctcaaaaaaaaaaaaaaaaaaagggcacacATGAACCAAAGTCATTTAAGCTGGTtataagaggaagaaagggttAAATATAAGGTTTTCTTTATGTTAAGGAACCCAAAGCACAACAGTTATTCGAACTTTACTAAAGCACCAGAATAAatgttaattcctttttattaccaATCATCATGCTAGAGCTGACCAATAACCTTCAGTAACCCACATGACACCAGTTCCCAGGACTCCTGTCACTGGTACCGTAACACTTGGCTCTCAACTAGTATAGCATTTGCCTAGGCACATACAATAGGGTTGCCCAATTACATGGCTTAGCAGTAAGGGAAGGGCTTCACAGGAGACTGGGGGGTTGCTGAAGTCCCAGTAAGCCTAACTAGCCTTAGGAAGCTGTACAATTAAGCTGCTAGACTCTCCCTCATCTTCATCCTCTGGGATAGAAAATCTACAGAGGATACCCAGACAGGTGGGCAGAGGCTGAGCTCTGGGGAATATATGTATTACcttctttttgttcttaatttcaaTTAGTTCCCGTGGATCTGGCAGGAGACAAGAAAATCGAGGTGGTTTCCGGGTAAACTTTTTGTCAGCTAGgaatgggaggaagagagagaaaagcccGTAAGACCTCTTTTACCAAGATAATGACTTTTGAAGGTTGCTGATATAATCCCAGTGAAAAACGAGAGGCCTCAGAAATTTTCTTGTCCTTATCAGTTTTCCATTTCCCTGCAAGTCCTATCTTCTGGAGCTCCAgatgttttcttccctttctctgggTTTGAAGGCATGGCAAGCCACCAAGCCTCACTCAGGCACTGCCGCAGGTACTCTGCTCCCTTTCTTCCATTCCCTACCAGGCCCTCCAGTTGAGGAGGCTTAGGACTGTGGAACCCAGTACCCACCCCCAGAGTCACCAGCTTCTTCCAGATCATTGCATCCTGGCTTCCCATGTTCTGGCAGCAGCCGTCCTCCACCTGGCAGATGCAGGCCTGGGATGTCTGGGGCTATGCCTATAGCTTTCCCATCGCTGGTTGCTCTCTCAGCTGGTAAGAGACAAAAGACACATGAAGACTTATATGGTAAGAAGCCAAGCAAAGCTGCAGGATAGGTCAAGTCTCAAGCCAAGAAAGATTTGCATGCTCCCACACAGGGTGCCAGCTCTGACCAGGACAAACCCAAGCAAGTGGTCACTATCCCAGCCAAGTGTTAGATTCTATAATTTAATGAAGAGATTACCCAGTCACTTTTCCTGAACTTCTACAACTTCAGTCTCAAGGAGGAGATAGAGAAGATTAGCATAGAGGCAAATATCAGGGATAGGAAAAGGTAGGG
This window contains:
- the GBF1 gene encoding Golgi-specific brefeldin A-resistance guanine nucleotide exchange factor 1 isoform X2 encodes the protein MVDKNIYIIQGEINIVVGAIKRNARWSTHTPLDEERDPLLHSFGHLKEVLNNITELSEIEPNVFLRPFLEVIRSEDTTGPITGLALTSVNKFLSYALIDPTHDGTAEGMENMADAVTHARFVGTDPASDEVVLMKILQVLRTLLLTPVGAHLTNESVCEIMQSCFRICFEMRLSELLRKSAEHTLVDMVQLLFTRLPQFKEEPKNYVGTNMKKISPCLLNKLELSSGEQTKALNQLERVLLFKNLKLKMRAGGMSDSSKWKKQKRSPRPPRHMTKVTTGSELPTPNGTTSSSNLAGGMPFIDVPTPISSTSSEATSAVVSPSTDSGLEFSSQTTSKEDLTDLEQLGSAGYSTATEPGSSELGVPEQPDPQEGAHVEKAQSASVESIPEVLEECTSPADHSDSASVHDMDYVNPRGVRFTQSSQKEGTALVPYGLPCIRELFRFLISLTNPHDRHNSEVMIHMGLHLLTVALESAPVSQCQTLLGLIKDEMCRHLFQLLNVERLNLYAASLRVCFLLFESMREHLKFQMEMYIKKLMEIITVENPKMPYEMKEMALEAIVQLWRIPSFVTELYINYDCDYYCSNLFEDLTKLLSKNAFPVSGQLYTTHLLSLDALLTVIDSTEAHCQAKVLNNLNQQEKKDTARSSYETVDGTREASNTERATSDGKAIGIAPDIPGLHLPGGGRLLPEHGKPGCNDLEEAGDSGADKKFTRKPPRFSCLLPDPRELIEIKNKKKLLITGTEQFNQKPKKGIQFLQEKGLLTIPMDNTEVAQWLRENPRLDKKMIGEFVSDRKNIDLLESFVSTFSFQGLRLDEALRLYLEAFRLPGEAPVIQRLLEAFTEHWRNCNGSPFANSDACFALAYAVIMLNTDQHNHNVRKQNAPMTLEEFRKNLKGVNGGKDFEQDILEDMYHAIKNEEIVMPEEQTGLVRENYVWNVLLHRGATPEGIFLRVPTGSYDLDLFTMTWGPTIAALSYVFDKSLEETIIQKAISGFRKCAMISAHYGLSDVFDNLIISLCKFTALSSESIENLPSVFGSNPKAHIAAKTVFHLAHRHGDILREGWKNIMEAMLQLFRAQLLPKAMVEVEDFVDPNGKISLQREETPSNRGESTVLSFVSWLTLSGPEQSSVRGPSTENQEAKRVALECIKQCDPEKMITESKFLQLESLQELMKALVSVTPDEETYDEEDAAFCLEMLLRIVLENRDRVGCVWQTIRDHLYHLCVQAQDFCFLVERAVVGLLRLAIRLLRREEISGQVLLSLRILLLMKPSVLSRVSHQVAYGLHELLKTNAANIHSGDDWATLFTLLECIGSGVKPPAALQATARADAPDAGAQSDSELPSYHQNDVSLDRGYTSDSEVYTDHGRPGKMHRSATDADVVNSGWLVVGKDDIDNSKPGPGPSRPGPSPLINQYSLTVGLDLGPHDTKSLLKCVESLSFIVRDAAHITPDNFELCVKTLRIFVEASLNGGCKSQEKRGKSHKYDSKGNRFKKKSKEGSMLRRPRTSTQHTTRGGHSDDDEDEGVPASYHTVSLQLLDLMHTLHTRAASIYSSWAEEQRHLETGGRRIEADSRTLWAHCWCPLLQGIACLCCDARRQVRMQALTYLQRALLVHDLQKLDALEWESCFNKVLFPLLTKLLENISPADVGGMEETRMRASTLLSKVFLQHLSPLLSLSTFAALWLTILDFMDKYMHAGSSDLLSEAIPESLKNMLLVMDTAEIFHSADARGGSPSALWEITWERIDCFLPHLRDELFKQTVIQDSVPVEPHSQKPMASAHLTPAAGDTKTPGHPPPPETPSELGACDFEKPESPRATSSSSPGSPVASSPSRLSPSPDGPPPLAQPPLILQPLASPLQVGVPPMTLPIILNPALIEATSPVPLLATPRPTDPIPTSEVN